From a region of the Parachlamydiales bacterium genome:
- a CDS encoding DUF3309 family protein, translating to MLSTILIVILILLLIGALPRWSHSNKWGYGPSGLLGTILIIILILMLIGRI from the coding sequence ATGCTTTCTACAATTTTAATTGTAATCTTAATTCTACTACTTATTGGCGCATTACCTCGCTGGTCGCACAGCAATAAATGGGGATATGGACCTAGCGGCCTGCTAGGAACGATACTCATTATTATATTGATTTTGATGTTAATTGGCAGAATATAA